AGGAACTCAATGGGTGGCCCGTCCAGAGTTCGGGTAGGTTGCTTGAGCGGCAGAGCAATTTGTCGCCTAGAGGAATGATTGTCCACGACAGAACTCGGCTTATCGACCAACTCAAAATTTTTATAGAAATGACCGCACTTTAGTTTGTTTTTCAGAATAGATTAAAGTGCGGTTATTTTTTGACGAAAATTAAATTATTTTTCGTTTAATACACGTGGAAATAAAATATTATTTTCCAAATGAATATGGTGCATTAAATCATCAATAAATTCATTAATACCGCTATATAAGGCTTTCCAACTGAAACAAGCATCTGCTGGTGGTGTGCAGTTATTAGTAAGTGATTTGATCACTTCCACATCTTGTCCTGCTTCATCGTGTTCCATTTCCATTACACGAATTGGCATTGAGGCCATAGCATAATTCCCCATTTTGATCATTGGGAACAAAATTTGTTCTTCTTTCATTAAATGCTGGCTAAGTTCAGCATAAATTTTTTCTAACTGTGCGGTTACGCCTATAGGACAGTCATCACGATCACCATGTACATTTTCTACTTTCTCCGCCAATGTAATTAATTCAGGGAGTTGTTCACGGTGGCGATTATGAAAACGAGTAATAATGTGATCGATCATCTCCGCATAAGATGCTGAAGTCCAATCTTTATCATTATTTTCTGCTTTACTTTGTTGTAAATCAGTTAAATGTTTTTCAATTTCAGCAAGGTTAAGATTCTTTTGTTGTGCTGCGACTTCTAATAATACAGAACCTCCGCAGCAAAAATCTAAATCATATTCACGAAAAATTTTAGTTGCACCTGGAATTGAAACAGCCAGCTCGCTAAGTTTTTTTTGGGCAAAAGACATAAATCACTCCTATATTGATTAAGTAAAAATAAATCCGATAAAAATAGTAGGATATTTTTCTGATTATGAAAAGTAGAGAGATTTATTTATTGATTAAATTATGATTTAAATCAATAAAAATACCTCATAATAATCAGGTTAAAATTTATGGTTATTTGCATAAATAGGATTAATTATCACTAATGAGCTGGTCTCAAATTCATTATGTATTTTTTTATATAATTGATTTTTAAGAATTTAGGAAAATACTGATTTTCATCAATATTATTGATTGTGTTTATGAAGTGAAATCTTTTAGAATGACGACAAATCAAATTTAACGCATAACTCCGAGCTTGTTTAGCCTAAGTTTCATCGAAATACGGCGACAAGCCAATAACGCAGTGTGTTATTCAGGGATACGCTGGAAACGGTTTATCCTCTCCGTATTTAGAAAGGTGTAAAATGCAATCCATTCCTATTAAAAACGTAGGGGAGTCTCGCTTAGTCGATCCTTTCCAACGCCAATATTACTATCTACGACTGTCGATTACCGATCAGTGTAATTTTCGTTGTACTTATTGTTTACCTGATGGTTATCAACCCGAAGCTAACAAACCAAGTTTCTTAACTTTAAAAGAAATTACCCATCTTGCTCAAGCGTTTGCTGAAATGGGCACAGAGAAAATCCGTTTAACGGGTGGCGAACCGACTTTACGCAAAGATTTTATTTCTATTGCTGAAAGCATCGCTAACATTGATGGAATCCGTCAATTAGCTGTCACGACAAATGGCTATCGCATGGCAAAAGATGTGGCTGATTGGAAGAAAGCAGGGATTACGTCCATTAACGTCAGTGTTGATAGCTTAGATCCAAAAATGTTCCACCAAATTACGGGTATCAATAAATTTGATGACGTGATGCGTGGTATCGATCGTGCATTTGAAGTGGGCTACAACAAAGTCAAAGTCAATTCAGTTTTGATGAAAAATTTGAATGACAAAGAGTTTGAGCAATTCCTTGTTTGGGTTAAAGATCGCCCAATTCAAATGCGCTTTATCGAACTCATGCAAACGGGCGAAATGGATAGTTTCTTTGATAAATTCCATCTTTCAGGACAAGTATTAGCGGATAAATTGCTGAAAAATGGTTGGACATTACAACACAAATCCCATACTGATGGTCCTGCTAAAGTATTCACGCATCCTGATTATGCAGGCGAAATTGGCTTAATTATGCCTTATGAGAAGAATTTCTGCGCAAGTTGCAATCGTTTAAGAGTGTCAGCAAAAGGTAAACTTCATCTTTGTTTATTTGGCGAAGAAGGCATTGAATTACGTGATTTATTGCAGTCGCACGAACAGCAAGGTATTTTACAGGCTCGTATTTTTGCCGCACTTCAAGGCAAACGTGAACATCATTATTTGCATATCGGCGATACTGGTGTAAGAAATCATTTAGCTTCTATTGGTGGCTAAAAAGCAAAGTGAGATGAATGGTAATATTCATCTGCTTCCTTTTGTCGCTTATTTAAAACATTCATATTTTAACCGCACTTTTATTATATTATGACTACATTTACACATATCAATTCTCAAGGCGAAGCCAATATGGTGGATGTTTCTGCTAAAGCGGAAACTGTTCGTGAAGCTCGTGCTGAAGCCATTGTAACTATGTCAAAAGAAACTCTTTCCATGATCGTGGAAGGTAAACATCACAAAGGCGATGTATTTGCTACTGCTCGTATTGCGGGTATTCAAGCGGCAAAACGCACTTGGGAGCTTATCCCACTTTGCCATCCATTGTTACTTTCTAAAGTAGAAGTGAATTTAGAACCGTTACTTGAAACCAACCAAGTTCGCATTCAATCTCTTTGCAAATTAACTGGAAAAACTGGCGTAGAAATGGAAGCACTAACTGCGGCAAGCGTAGCAGCCTTAACCATTTACGATATGTGTAAAGCCGTACAAAAAGACATAGTGATTGAGCACGTTCGCCTGTTAGAAAAGAGCGGTGGAAAATCAGGCCATTTTATTGCGGAGGAAAAATAAGATGTTAAATGTTTTATTTTTTGCTCAAACTCGTGAATTAATTGGCGTTGATGCCATTCAATTAGAAGATGATTTTGCCACTGCGGAAGCGGTGCGTGAACACCTTGCTCAAAAGGGTGATAAATGGGCATTGGCACTGGAAAAAGGTAAACTTTTAGTGGCAATTAATCAAACCTTAATGCCTTTAGAAAGTGCGGTAAAAAATGGCGATGAAATTGCCTTTTTCCCACCAGTAACAGGAGGCTAAATGACGGATATTCAAATTGCGGTACAAGAACAGTCTTTTGATCAAAATGCCGTTTATCAATGGCTTTCTGAGCTACATTCGGTTGGCGCAACGGTTATATTTGTGGGCAAAGTACGCGATCTTAATTTAGGCGATGCAGTATCTAGTTTGTATTTAGAACATTATCCCGCAATGACTGAAAAAGCGTTGAATGAAATTGTTGCACAAGCGAAAGCGCGTTGGGATATTCAACGTGTATCGGTAATTCATCGTGTTGGGCTTTTACAAACTGGCGATGAAATTGTTTTAGTGGGGGTAAGTTCCGCACATCGTGGAGATGCCTATCATGCCAACGAATTTATTATGGACTTCTTAAAATCCAAAGCACCATTTTGGAAAAAAGAACAAACCAATCAAGGCGAGCGTTGGATTGAAGCAAGAGAGAGTGATAGAGAAGCATTAGAAAAATGGTAATCGCTTACCTGCACCCTAATTCATTAAGGTGCAGATTAAATATTTTCATTTATGTTATTTTGATAACGCGCCACTTCCCCAAGTTTGCACTTCTTCAGGGCGGTTTATTTGAAGCAAGAAACGTTTGTTTGGCTGTGCTTGCGGTTGAATTTCTTTTTCTGCTGGTGTGGAGAAAGAAATCCCACCTTTTAGCAACTGCTGAACACTACCTGTATTAAATACCGCACCTTTCCAGCCTAAGCTAAAGTCGTAGCCTGATGCGATCCAAAATTCTGT
The Haemophilus influenzae DNA segment above includes these coding regions:
- the moaC gene encoding cyclic pyranopterin monophosphate synthase MoaC, encoding MTTFTHINSQGEANMVDVSAKAETVREARAEAIVTMSKETLSMIVEGKHHKGDVFATARIAGIQAAKRTWELIPLCHPLLLSKVEVNLEPLLETNQVRIQSLCKLTGKTGVEMEALTAASVAALTIYDMCKAVQKDIVIEHVRLLEKSGGKSGHFIAEEK
- the ytfE gene encoding iron-sulfur cluster repair protein YtfE, which codes for MSFAQKKLSELAVSIPGATKIFREYDLDFCCGGSVLLEVAAQQKNLNLAEIEKHLTDLQQSKAENNDKDWTSASYAEMIDHIITRFHNRHREQLPELITLAEKVENVHGDRDDCPIGVTAQLEKIYAELSQHLMKEEQILFPMIKMGNYAMASMPIRVMEMEHDEAGQDVEVIKSLTNNCTPPADACFSWKALYSGINEFIDDLMHHIHLENNILFPRVLNEK
- the moaD gene encoding molybdopterin synthase sulfur carrier subunit encodes the protein MLNVLFFAQTRELIGVDAIQLEDDFATAEAVREHLAQKGDKWALALEKGKLLVAINQTLMPLESAVKNGDEIAFFPPVTGG
- the moaE gene encoding molybdopterin synthase catalytic subunit MoaE gives rise to the protein MTDIQIAVQEQSFDQNAVYQWLSELHSVGATVIFVGKVRDLNLGDAVSSLYLEHYPAMTEKALNEIVAQAKARWDIQRVSVIHRVGLLQTGDEIVLVGVSSAHRGDAYHANEFIMDFLKSKAPFWKKEQTNQGERWIEARESDREALEKW
- the moaA gene encoding GTP 3',8-cyclase MoaA codes for the protein MQSIPIKNVGESRLVDPFQRQYYYLRLSITDQCNFRCTYCLPDGYQPEANKPSFLTLKEITHLAQAFAEMGTEKIRLTGGEPTLRKDFISIAESIANIDGIRQLAVTTNGYRMAKDVADWKKAGITSINVSVDSLDPKMFHQITGINKFDDVMRGIDRAFEVGYNKVKVNSVLMKNLNDKEFEQFLVWVKDRPIQMRFIELMQTGEMDSFFDKFHLSGQVLADKLLKNGWTLQHKSHTDGPAKVFTHPDYAGEIGLIMPYEKNFCASCNRLRVSAKGKLHLCLFGEEGIELRDLLQSHEQQGILQARIFAALQGKREHHYLHIGDTGVRNHLASIGG